The window ACTGTTTATTTTCTAGTATTAGTAATAGTTCCCAGTCCTTAAAATGTCCTTGTAGATATGATCAAATAACAACATTAAACATTTGAGTGTTTCTGTTGTCTTGTTTTATTACACTTATGTTGACACCTGAATACTGAGTgcattaaatgtaaatatagatCCATAcacacatgaatatgaataagaAAAATCAACGGAAAATATGGTCCCACCTGAGTTTATTAAAATTTGGCTACTCTGCAACATCTGCATTTGATACAGTTACGTTTACGCTGACACTTCTCATACGCACTACAGAAGAGACACATCTTTGTTTTCTTATCTCTCATTTACGCACAAAAAGGTGATGCAAGCTCAAACTTTTAATACAACCTTTCGTcctattttgttattttatttgcttCTCCAATCTCTTTTCCtcatatttaatttaagttCTTGCGTGTTACTGCAGATCTGCTGCAATGACCTAAATGCACACTAGATGTCCTCGTCAGACCACTGAGGCGTTCAGCTCCTCCAGACACGAGCGCCTGTGTGTCATCACCCCTCATCGGCCTTAAAGCTCCTTACAGCCATTCAGTTGACGCCGCGCAACTCAGTACAATAACACCACGTTACAGAAGATCCAGCTGCTTCAACAACAAGTCTCTAATCTAACGGCATCTTCATTTTCCCTCAGCTCCTCTTCTCAAAGATCACGTGGGGTCCCGACTTGCTCCCCCTGGGTTCTGGAGAGATGATCCAGATGACGGGGGCTTTCATGTAGTCCTTGTCAATCATCTTGTTCTCCTCGGCCCGGGCCAACGCCTCCAGTTCGGGGGAGGTTTCTGGGCACCAGTCTGCCACGAACTTATCTTTGGCCTCACAATAGTTCACCACTACTTCCTCAGGCTGCACCCCAAACACCCAGTCTGGGAAGCATGAGAGACAGGAGAAGGGTTTACTGTCAAGGCACAACAGCCATGAATGATGATTCTCAAAAGTGAAAAAGCAGACACTCCGAGTAGACGGTCACAAACCTGCAAAGTCATGCATGAGGTCCTTGATGAGGTGGCCGATGATGGCATAAAGAACGCCGATCACGACGAGGGTGGCTATGATCAGGTAGAAGACATAGGTAGGCAGGTGGATGGCGTCCCGAGAGGGAGGAATGTAGCTCTCAAACAACACCGTCCCATCGTCTTCCGTGTAACGGACATTTAAGttgtcctccatcacctccattgCGGTCTGAGAGTCTTCGGAGCTGCTGTCAGCCTGGGAATCCACTTAATATCTCAGAGTCATCGCTGTAGCAAAAGAACACATGATGTAACACGATGAACATACATTATAATTCCAACTAATGTTTTGCATGCGGAATGCGCGAATTATTGACGCAGGAAGCGGTTTTCCTAATGAGAATTAACAGGATACATAAAGTAAAGGACTCACATCGATCTATGTCTAGTTCTTATAggtctatccatctatctacctATCTATGTCTATCCATCTATCACTCTATCTACCTGTCTATCTATATATCAATCTATCTATAGATCTATCTATCCCTCTATCTACCAACCTTTTGCTTTCACTACCCAGCCGTATTTAATATGACTAACGTACAGTAATCCATGACATTGACAAATAAGGTCACGGCCCGTCTCATATCCAGGTATTAGAGGAAGGTAAGACGGATTAAAGGACAAGGACAAGACAAAACAGCACTCTTGTTTTACTCAGTTGTTTACTGGAGATAAGCTTAGTCCAACACAGAACAGATCAAACTGACCCGTTGTTTCTTCCCTGACACATTACAGCAACACTAGtgacaaacaggaaatgacatacatatacacacacacatgcaatctTAATGAGCCGTCTTGATAATTTTCATGTTGTACATATATAGTCTTATagatacatgcatacatactaGGTCTTAAGATTGAAATATCAGCGTAtttaataaaattattttttactgcACACTGACATGTTGAAAGTTACGTGGTTTATAATGACATTTTCCTATTGTTTGCAGCacacaataataaatatatttgaaatgacATAATGGGACCATGTgtacatacatttaaataaagagtTAAAGCAAGCAAAATGAGGACAAACTAAAACTTGAGCAACACGTGTTTTACATAAAACAAAGATACGTCAGTGTGATGCATCATAACTGAAAAGACCACTGATCACTACACTGAAATGAGAGAAACAACCAACAATGCTCTGAATGCTGCACCAAAGTGAAAGCTCAAAGGGAGGTGGCATACGGGGTCACGGGGCAGGAGAAGGTCACACTGTGAATGGACATTCTTTTCTCCCCGGGGTAGGACGCAGAGATGGAGCTTCTCAGCGGAGGAGGGACGGCTGGCTGATGGCAGCCTGCGTCTCCCTGGTGGAAACCGGGCAGCGGGCCGTCCTTCTCCTTTTCCATCTGCAGCTCGTCCCTCTCCAACAGTGTACTGCAAATGCTCAGTCGGTgttcttcttccatttctgcCCTCCCTTCCTCGGAATCAACCTCGACTGGTTTGGGGCCAAGAATCCAGTCTGTTGGGAGGAAAACGTGTTAGAATGAAAGTCAATTATTTTCTGTGACTTGTAAGTATGTCGTTTAAGGGGCACTCCTTCAGTTTTTTCCATCAGGGAAGTCATGGACTTGAAAGGTCAAATTAAAGATGCTATATTTCCATTATGTGAAATGAAGTATCCAGCGTTTTGGGGTCTAACATTTTGTTTACTTTGGCCTCCCAACTTTGAGGAGTTGCTATCAAAAATCAACAGAGTACCCTTTAATCAGCACACAGTTTAATCACATTTTCCATCACGTTGAGGATGTAACACAGAAACCGTTGGGGAGGTTGACCTTTGCACACGAGGGTTAATGTGAAGGAGAGTCATTAAACAACATGGCCACCCAACAGGGGAAAAGACAAAGCACTGAAGCAGCCTTGGCCCAAGAtctcaaagaggaaaaaaggactCAGAGACACCGGAGTGGAGACAGTGACGGGAAGGACACCGCAGACAGGGGTTACCTGCTAGGTCATGTAGTAGATCGTTAATCAGATGTCCCACTATGGCGTACGTGGCCACTATAACCAAAACCACCCCGACTAGGACATATAGAACATTGCGCGGCAGAGTTATAGCGTCTCTCGCCGGCGGGATGTAGTCCAGGAAataggcctcctcctcctcctccttcgttctggacagctggaggagctgcctGTGCTTCAACACCAGCTGTGTGAGGTTCAAAAGCACAGCTCCTCTTGAGGCGTTTGGGGACACGACTGGTTGTTGGTTCATGGTTTTCGTTGCTCTGGTAAAGTTGTTTTGTACAAGTGGATACTGTCCTTACGGGGTGGTGAGATCAAGGAACGCGGCGAAGCTCTGGGGCtgatttgttgtctttgtgcagATCCGAGCTTCTTTACTTTACTGTGAAAGGTTGCATCAGAGACGAGGGTGGTCAGTCAGATGTTAACACTTGCTGAGGGCTGGAAAGATGGATGTGTGACAGATGGTTGGGAAATGAGATCATGGTTTCTTGTGAGTGACGGCTCACAAAATGGTGCTTCAGAAAATCTAGCTCAACACAGAAGAAAACTGGGATATTGTAAGTGTGCATCTTTTTGTCTGGGCTCCAATTTTCCCTTCTCTCGTGTTTAGGGATCAGGGCTCTCGGGCCAAACTTCCAGGGGAGCGAGGAGTGTGAGACGGAGAGGTGAATATGGGACAGAGTTAATAGGATTGAGTCTGTCCGAGGGCAATATCAGCTTTCCATCTGTAGGGATTAGAGATATGAGCGAGCAAAGAGGCTTACGGTCCTCCATGACCAAgttgcaaatatatatatatatatatatatatatatatatatatatatttagagtgAAAGAGATGTATGCATTACAGTAAACCCAGTTTATCTTGGTTTTAAAGTGGCATCACTCGATGGAATAGCTCATGCTCTGAAATATTTAAGCACAGCAGGTCTACTTTTATATTCTGTAAATATCCTGTCACATAATTCACTGATTTGACACTTTATTCTCATGGCTCTTTTCTTACCGACAGAGCAGATGCTTATATTTCAAAATGCAACCAGTAACTATCAATTGGAAACTACATCAATTGGCAAAGAACAAACATATCGACTCATTCTAAGATGAGGAATGAggaatgtttaaattaaaaggaACTAATTTAGATGAAATTATGAAGTATTAGGATTCTACAGTTTTATGACTCCTTACCTTGTAGGCAAGACTTCAACTGCTCCATAGattttttctttgtaaatgaAAGGACTTCCAAGTTGGCGTGGCATGTCGTACACAAACGGCTCTGCAAATAACCACAAACAGTCCAGAAGTTAAAgtcatgcaaacaaaaaggtgaCTGTTCTATCAGAGCAAacctaaaacaaaaagaaacaccgTCAATGATGAAGGCAGGTAGTCAGGGATCCAAaaaccagctctcctcctctcagatcTTGTCGGTGGAGCTTCAGGATGTAGATTGTCTCCTCTACTCTTGAGATTTATTGTCTTTTGGTGGCTCGGGAACTTTGCAAAACTGAGAAACAAGAAATTGCCATTCTATGATGGTGATGGCAATACTCGCAAAGATGATGAACCAGGAGACCGGGTGCAGACCGTAATAGAAGACGTGTGTCATGTTGTGTAAAAGTTTTTAAAAGTATTATAAACTGGAAAAACGAGTCTTCCCGTAAACAAATCACCAGATGAAGGAAAAATCAAATCGGAGGAATGGTGGTAACGCAAAAGCAGTGTGGTGTCTTTGGATAGGTCTTTCTGAATGAGACGGTCAGGAGATTCCGTCTGTCTGTGTCACCATCAAGGTGCTCTTCAGTAATCTATGGCAGGATTTGCTTGACACGGTCGCTGTCACCGGCAACACCTGTTTGTCTGAGTCAGCAGGTATCAAAGCAGAAGACGAGACTCCATTCAGCATCACCAGaagaatattacattttcacCAGCTGATTCACACTGTGCGTCTCAAATCCAACAAGACCACCACCACATAAGCCAACACACAATTCAATGGATTTCCCTGCACCAAAGTTTTAGATAAATCTTGGACGTTACCTGTAAGACAGTTTTTCTCTTTCGATTGCAGGATCCATTcagttgagtaaaaaaaaaaaatggaagttAATTTCAGTGTCCCCTCAAAGTGAAAAAGAGAGCCGATCAGTTGCTAAATCAGACGCCCCAGAAAGCACTAGAAGCTGGACGGCTGATGCTTACTACGCAAAACAGTAACCCAATAATGAAGTCAGTCCATATTGACTGTGGCTCTTTCAGGCTGGGGTGACCAGCTTCTTGGGTTTGTCTTCTGGCTCCGTGAGCCACCTGAAGTAAGCATCACTCAGCATGAAGGCCCAGTAGATGATGGTCAGAGAGGTGTTCACGGCCACAATGCCGATGACCAAAGGGTGCATCATCGCTGCAGACTGGGAGGACTTCTTTAGGAATCCGTGTCACCTCAAAAAACTGGTGTCTCTTGTGTCTGCTGGGTAGGCGAAGATCGTCCGTGTGTTCTGATGTAATCGCCTCGCAGTCCCTTTCTCCTCTAGactccccacccctcctctccccttctctcctctccccttctctcctctctcattcCCCCGGCCACTAAGTTTCTGTGGCAGCAGCGTAATCCTCTTCAGCCGCTGCGTTACCGAGGATGAAGTTGCATTAGACACAGTCCCACTTTACAAATGATCATCCACAAGTGTCTCATTCGTTCCAATatacagttaaaaaaacaaaaacaaaaaacgggaTAAGATggtattttgtaaataaactgtgcagaaaatgtaacaaagattaaaacaacactgagaaaaaaagaaagaaaaaaaaacataatcctCACTGTgaactttcttttctctttcagatATAATCCAGAAACTAATCAAGACTGGAGACATCAGACGAAGGAGTTCTTAATCTTTCCCCAAACAGAACAGATGGCTCCTCAGAGCCCAACGGGGCCACGGGAGTCCAGACAACACTGCACATTGTGCAGCGTGACTCTCATGTGTGTTACTGGTGCAGACACATCTACCAACAGTCCACGAACCGGGTAAAATCAGAAAGCAGAGGCGCAACTGTAGCAACAAAAGGCCATCGGGGACAATGACAGCAATAAAAACCCGATTggtccaccagggggcggtcGGGACAAGCAGTCACGGACCGCGCAATGGCACCAGGTTGTCTCCTTGGAGCGGTCTCCTCGTGACCAGCGCAGTCGTCCTCCTGATTGCACAATCGATCGGAGCCAGAAACGCCGAAATCACGCGCAAAGTCCGCCGTGCGCCCTTTGCGCGAGCTCCCGTTGAAGCTGCTCTCGTGAGACGTGACTCCTCCCGTGTTGAACTTTGGGACCCACGAGAGAGCCAACGCGTCAGGGGccccggggtgtgtgtgtgcgcgcgtgtgtgtgtcgtcacGGGTTAAAAAGGCACCACGGATCGGCCTCAAGGACCCTTTCCTTTCATCGACCCGCTTCCGTCCGGGGCAGCGAGGGGGACACCGGCTTCTGACATGTCTCCGTCCACCAGCACGCGCGTTTATTTGTAAAAGAAGTGAGCAGGACATCGTGTGAGCGATGAGGCCGCCGGTGGAAGTCTGCGTTTGGCTCCTCTCCCTGTTGGCTCCTGGAGTTCTGTACGCCATGAACAACGTGCCCGCGCTTCAGGAGTGAGTGTGCACGCGGAGGGCCAAATGTGTTTAAAAGGCTTTTAATGGGGCCCGCAGCCTGAGGGGAcatgctatttatttatttatttattattttagcaGAGGTGACCTCGGTTTAAGCTGTTGAGTTTCCTAAATCCAAGGAGGATCCGAGGAGAATGTAACTTcttatattaaatgtaaaaaaaaaaatggtgatgATCCTTTTATCTTCCACAAACTCCTCAGTATTCACCATCCAATTGATCCACGTAGCTGTACTTTCAAAAGTAAAGAATTCACAATTTAGGTTGTTTACTATTCAGGCTTTTTTGAATGTAGGAAAAAACGTTCTAAAATGGAGGAAATCTTTTATCGTGTTAATGAAATTGTTCTACAACTCATAATCCCTCATTTCTACCCTGCTGTATTCTGATGAAAGTACTGTGGAATGTAACTAAGAGTTATTTTTGTTCTTGTCTAATTTGCTGAGTTATTTCTATGATATGATCATTTGCAAATTGGCGTGTGAACTCCCACCATCCCTCCTCAGACCTCTTCCTATCCTTGGAATGGGAATGGTCGTCCTGGGATTTGTTCtaatcatcatcctcatctctGTGCCGAGCAAAATGAAAGTGGACCCCTTGTTCTATGGTAcgaccacacaaacacagacttggACATCTAAAGGTACAGTAACTATGTTGTTCTTTCATTGTGCCTCTTTGTGTCGGTTTAGTCTTTGCAGCGTTTTCCTTCACCTGCATGGTGGGCCTGACTAACGCTTTAGAGCAGGACGGGTTCATCTCCGGCTTCATGGGTTTCTACATAAAGTCGGTAAGAGGACCTGTGCCGAGCGACGCCTTTCCCCTCGTTGCCTGAGACAACTTCTCAATAATTGTTTGCATTTTTGAACTTTTATCCGTCTAACGTAAAAACTCCTCATATGACGCATATGTTTCTCTAGGGCGAGCCTCACCTGGGCTCCGCCTACGCTGTGATGACGTCTTACTGGGAAGGCGTCATTCACTTGGTCCTCTTCCTCACCATCATCCACCGCATGTTCAAAGGGTAAACCGGCGGCATCCTCACCGGAAAAACCCGTCCGCTGTGTGTTCAGCGAGTCCTCTAACTGAACGTGCGGCCTGTTTTCTGTCCACGCAGGACGTCCTATCGTAGCCTGGGGCTGCTGTGGGCCGGCTCATCCGTCGCCCATCAGGTGGTTCACATCCCAGGAGTGGTCGTTGGTGAGAGCCGCCCACGTCTGAC is drawn from Gasterosteus aculeatus chromosome 3, fGasAcu3.hap1.1, whole genome shotgun sequence and contains these coding sequences:
- the LOC120815692 gene encoding uncharacterized protein LOC120815692; protein product: MEVMEDNLNVRYTEDDGTVLFESYIPPSRDAIHLPTYVFYLIIATLVVIGVLYAIIGHLIKDLMHDFADWVFGVQPEEVVVNYCEAKDKFVADWCPETSPELEALARAEENKMIDKDYMKAPVIWIISPEPRGSKSGPHVIFEKRS